In Pseudomonas sp. ADAK18, a single window of DNA contains:
- a CDS encoding AMP-binding protein — MNAVSLEQTERIWLDAYLPGVPADIEAGIEDYPSLREVFLEHLQKFRERVAYVSVGTEMTYADWQVQGIAFAAWLQAQGVKKGDRVALMMPNCLQYPICLLGTILAGAVVVNVNPLYTARELQHLLKDSGAETLVIFENFAHTLEKVVATSTVKRVVVAAIGDLLGTFKGAAMNFILRSVQKQVPSFNLPGAVRFNKVLRQGRGLTYLPVAMEREDLAFLQYTGGTTGDAKGVMLSHRNIIANLLQAKAWVGDQLDQDKQETNVTLLPLYHIFSLTVNCLMFMCLGGRNILIANPRDVKRVQMILRKERFNGIAGVNTLFNGLLENKEFCARDFSDLRMVIAGGMATHTAVAKRWKEVTGLPIIEGYGLTECSPVVSISPIDISRMREMEFTGSIGVPLPSTWVRFIREDGELAEVGEQGELQVRGPQVMQGYWQRPAETAEVLDAEGWLSTGDIGVMNEQGYIRLVDRKKDMILVSGFNVYPNEIEDVVALHPGVGEVAAIGVEDGVTGERVKIIVVRKDPSLTQEQILAHCREYLTGYKVPRYVEFRTIELPKTTVGKVLRRALR; from the coding sequence ATGAACGCTGTAAGCCTGGAACAAACAGAACGCATCTGGTTGGACGCTTATCTGCCTGGCGTGCCAGCGGACATCGAGGCCGGGATCGAGGACTATCCGTCCTTGCGCGAGGTGTTCCTGGAGCACCTGCAAAAATTTCGTGAGCGCGTGGCTTATGTCAGCGTCGGCACCGAGATGACCTACGCCGACTGGCAGGTGCAGGGCATTGCGTTTGCGGCCTGGCTGCAGGCCCAGGGCGTGAAAAAGGGCGACCGGGTGGCGCTGATGATGCCCAACTGCTTGCAGTACCCGATCTGCCTGCTGGGCACGATCCTGGCCGGCGCGGTGGTGGTCAACGTCAACCCGCTGTACACCGCCCGTGAACTTCAGCACTTGCTCAAGGACAGCGGCGCCGAGACCCTGGTGATCTTCGAGAACTTCGCCCACACCCTGGAAAAGGTCGTCGCCACCAGTACGGTCAAGCGCGTGGTGGTGGCCGCCATTGGCGACTTGCTCGGCACCTTCAAGGGCGCAGCGATGAACTTCATTCTGCGCAGCGTGCAGAAGCAGGTGCCGAGCTTCAACCTGCCGGGCGCGGTGCGCTTCAACAAAGTACTCAGACAGGGGCGGGGCCTGACCTACCTTCCGGTGGCGATGGAGCGCGAAGACCTGGCCTTTCTGCAATACACCGGCGGTACCACCGGCGATGCCAAGGGCGTGATGCTCAGCCACCGCAATATCATCGCCAACCTGTTGCAGGCCAAAGCCTGGGTGGGTGATCAACTGGATCAGGACAAACAGGAAACCAACGTCACCCTGTTGCCGCTCTATCACATCTTTTCCCTGACGGTGAATTGCCTGATGTTCATGTGCCTGGGCGGGCGCAACATTTTGATCGCCAACCCTCGGGACGTGAAACGGGTGCAGATGATCCTGCGCAAGGAACGCTTCAACGGTATTGCCGGGGTCAACACGTTGTTCAACGGCCTGCTGGAAAACAAAGAGTTCTGTGCGCGGGATTTCTCCGACCTGCGGATGGTGATTGCCGGCGGCATGGCCACCCACACGGCTGTGGCCAAGCGTTGGAAGGAAGTCACCGGGCTGCCGATCATCGAAGGCTACGGCCTGACGGAGTGCTCGCCGGTGGTGAGCATCAGCCCCATCGACATCTCACGCATGCGAGAGATGGAGTTTACCGGCAGCATCGGCGTGCCGTTGCCGTCGACCTGGGTGCGGTTTATTCGTGAGGACGGTGAACTGGCGGAGGTCGGCGAGCAAGGTGAACTGCAAGTGCGCGGCCCGCAGGTGATGCAAGGTTACTGGCAACGGCCTGCGGAAACCGCCGAGGTGCTGGATGCCGAGGGCTGGTTGTCCACTGGCGATATTGGGGTGATGAATGAGCAAGGCTACATCCGTCTCGTCGACCGCAAGAAGGACATGATTCTGGTCTCGGGCTTCAACGTGTACCCCAACGAGATTGAGGACGTGGTGGCGCTGCACCCGGGGGTTGGGGAAGTGGCAGCGATTGGCGTGGAAGATGGCGTCACGGGTGAGCGGGTGAAAATCATCGTGGTGCGCAAGGACCCGAGCCTGACTCAGGAACAGATCCTTGCCCACTGCCGGGAATACCTGACGGGGTACAAGGTGCCGCGGTACGTGGAGTTCCGCACCATCGAATTGCCCAAGACCACGGTGGGTAAGGTGCTGCGTAGGGCGTTGCGTTAA
- a CDS encoding Gfo/Idh/MocA family protein: MRELGIGLIGTGFMGRAHALAFNNARAVFELPVNLKLAALADADTERAQRCATAWGFAQAHGDWQQLINDPKVDLVAITTPNHLHYPMAMAALAAGKAVYCEKPLAVSLEQADAMRHAASAAGVVTRVGYNYQHNPMISLARQMIDNGELGELISFQGEFSEDFMADPTSPWSWRCEVGHAGGALADLGSHLLSMARFLVGDVQSVCADTQTVHRRRPATPGSTELREIAVDDQVHALLRFANGARGTVSSSWLKHGYKNHLSFEISGTKGTLAFDQERLNELRLFRAGQDGFQRLLAGPALPGYAAFSPAAGHQLGYNELKTLEVQELIMALAGQGADGTDFEAAWQVERLATAIRVAAREERWVRIDEV, from the coding sequence ATGCGCGAACTCGGAATCGGCCTGATCGGCACGGGCTTTATGGGCCGTGCCCACGCCTTGGCATTCAACAATGCCCGGGCGGTGTTTGAACTGCCGGTGAATCTCAAGCTGGCCGCCCTGGCCGATGCCGACACTGAGCGTGCCCAGCGCTGCGCCACCGCCTGGGGGTTTGCCCAAGCCCATGGCGACTGGCAACAGCTGATCAACGACCCCAAGGTCGACCTCGTTGCCATCACCACCCCCAATCACTTGCACTACCCCATGGCCATGGCGGCATTGGCGGCGGGCAAGGCGGTGTATTGCGAAAAACCCCTGGCGGTCAGCCTGGAGCAAGCCGATGCCATGCGCCACGCCGCCAGTGCGGCCGGGGTGGTGACGCGGGTCGGTTACAACTATCAGCACAACCCGATGATCAGCCTGGCACGGCAGATGATCGACAACGGCGAGTTGGGCGAGCTCATCAGCTTCCAGGGTGAGTTCAGTGAAGACTTCATGGCTGACCCGACCTCGCCCTGGTCATGGCGCTGCGAAGTGGGGCATGCCGGCGGTGCCTTGGCAGACCTGGGCAGTCATCTGTTGTCCATGGCGCGCTTTCTGGTGGGGGATGTGCAGAGTGTCTGCGCCGATACCCAGACCGTTCACCGCCGCCGCCCTGCCACGCCTGGCAGCACGGAACTGCGGGAGATCGCCGTGGATGATCAGGTGCATGCCCTGCTGCGCTTTGCCAACGGCGCGCGCGGCACGGTCAGCAGCAGTTGGCTCAAACATGGGTACAAGAACCACCTGAGTTTTGAAATCAGCGGTACTAAAGGCACGTTGGCATTTGATCAGGAGCGGTTGAATGAGCTGCGGCTGTTTCGGGCGGGCCAGGATGGCTTCCAGCGCTTGCTGGCCGGTCCTGCCCTGCCCGGCTATGCGGCGTTCAGCCCGGCTGCTGGGCATCAGTTGGGGTACAACGAGCTCAAGACGCTGGAGGTGCAGGAGTTGATCATGGCGCTGGCGGGCCAGGGAGCGGACGGCACCGACTTTGAAGCGGCATGGCAGGTTGAGCGGCTGGCGACGGCGATTCGCGTGGCGGCGCGGGAAGAGCGTTGGGTCAGGATTGATGAGGTCTGA
- a CDS encoding YCF48-related protein, translated as MGGVVCRPRAARTVALLATALSLLGAVALSTPAHAASDTAAPAVFAIESAKAAKSLMIDVVHAGKRLVAVGDRGHILYSDDQGATWTQAKVPTRQLLTAVFFVDDKQGWAVGHDAQILATADGGVTWTQQFQDLKREAPLLDVWFKDASNGFAVGAYGALIETTDGGKTWDDVSDRLDNEDQYHLNAIAYVKDAGLFIVGEQGSMFRSGDEGQTWEKLEGPYEGSLFGVIGTAQPKTLLAYGLRGNLFRSTDFGSTWAPVELNAARGALEFGLSGATLLDDGSLVVVGNGGSVVVSHDDGLTFSVFNRADRISLSAVTAAGNGNLILVGQGGVRVATPTGAELSK; from the coding sequence ATGGGTGGGGTGGTTTGCCGCCCGCGAGCCGCGCGCACGGTCGCGTTGCTGGCTACAGCGCTCTCGCTGCTGGGGGCCGTCGCATTGTCGACACCGGCCCACGCCGCCAGCGATACCGCCGCCCCGGCGGTGTTTGCCATTGAGTCGGCCAAGGCCGCCAAAAGCCTGATGATCGATGTGGTCCACGCCGGCAAGCGCCTGGTGGCCGTCGGTGATCGTGGGCACATCCTCTATTCCGATGACCAGGGCGCCACCTGGACCCAGGCCAAAGTACCCACCCGTCAACTGCTCACCGCTGTGTTTTTTGTCGATGACAAACAAGGCTGGGCGGTGGGCCATGACGCGCAGATCCTCGCCACTGCCGATGGCGGCGTCACCTGGACCCAACAATTTCAAGACCTCAAGCGCGAAGCGCCACTGCTGGACGTGTGGTTCAAGGACGCCAGCAACGGGTTTGCCGTAGGCGCCTACGGTGCGCTGATCGAAACCACCGACGGCGGTAAGACTTGGGACGACGTCAGCGATCGCCTGGACAACGAAGACCAATACCACCTCAACGCCATCGCCTACGTGAAAGACGCCGGCCTGTTTATCGTTGGCGAGCAGGGCAGCATGTTCCGCTCTGGCGACGAGGGGCAAACCTGGGAAAAGCTCGAAGGTCCCTACGAGGGTTCGCTGTTCGGTGTGATCGGCACCGCGCAGCCCAAGACCCTGTTGGCCTACGGCCTGCGTGGCAACCTGTTTCGCTCGACGGATTTCGGCAGCACCTGGGCGCCGGTAGAGTTGAACGCCGCCCGTGGCGCCCTGGAGTTCGGCTTGTCCGGGGCGACCCTGCTGGACGATGGTTCCCTGGTGGTGGTCGGTAACGGCGGCAGCGTGGTGGTGAGCCACGACGATGGCCTGACCTTCAGCGTATTCAATCGTGCGGACCGTATTTCGTTATCGGCGGTCACGGCGGCGGGCAACGGCAACTTGATTCTGGTGGGGCAGGGTGGCGTTCGTGTCGCCACGCCAACCGGTGCCGAGCTCTCAAAATAA
- a CDS encoding RND family transporter translates to MSSHHNDKATFLERLIFNNRPAVIVICLLVSVFLFWQATLIRPSTSFEKMIPLKHPFIEKMMEHRNDLANLGNTVRISVEAKDGDIFTKEYMETLRQINDEVFYISGVDRSGLKSLWSPSVRWTEVTEEGFAGGEVIPQSYNGSPESLDQLRNNVLKSGQVGRLVANDFKSSIVDIPLLESYPDPQDQGKLLALDYRKFSHELEDKIRDKFEAQNPNVKIHIVGFAKKVGDLIDGLVMVVMFFGIAFVITLVLLLWFTNCLRSTVAVLSTTLVAVIWQLGLMHALGFGLDPYSMLVPFLIFAIGISHGVQKINGIALQSSDADNALTAARRTFRQLFLPGMIAILADAVGFITLLIIDIGVIRELAIGASVGVAVIVFTNLILLPVAISYVGISKRAIERSKKDAHREHSFWRLLSKFASPKVAPVSIFLALIAFGGGLWYSQNLKIGDLDQGAPELRPDSRYNKDNNFIISNYSTSSDVLVVMVKTKSEGCSRYEAMAPIDQLMWKMQNTEGVQSAISLVTVSKQMIKGMNEGNLKWETLSRNPDVLNNSIARADGLYNNNCSLAPVLVFLNDHKAETLDRAVHAVQDFAKENNKDGLEFILAAGNAGIEAATNEVIKESELTILILVYLCVATMCMITFRSWAATLCIVLPLVLTSVLGNALMAFMGIGVKVATLPVVALGVGIGVDYGIYIYSRLESFLRAGLPLQEAYYQTLKSTGKAVLFTGLCLAIGVATWIFSAIKFQADMGLMLTFMLLWNMFGALWLLPALARFLIKPEKLAGQKGNSLFAH, encoded by the coding sequence ATGAGCAGTCATCACAACGATAAGGCGACGTTTCTCGAGCGCCTGATTTTCAACAACCGCCCGGCAGTGATCGTCATCTGCCTGCTGGTCAGCGTGTTCCTGTTCTGGCAGGCGACGCTGATCCGGCCGTCTACCAGCTTCGAAAAAATGATCCCCCTCAAACATCCCTTCATCGAGAAGATGATGGAGCACCGTAACGACCTGGCGAACCTGGGCAACACGGTGCGGATCTCGGTGGAAGCCAAGGACGGTGACATCTTCACGAAGGAATACATGGAGACCCTGCGTCAGATCAACGACGAGGTGTTCTACATCTCCGGTGTCGACCGTTCGGGCCTCAAGTCCCTGTGGAGCCCCAGCGTGCGCTGGACCGAAGTTACCGAAGAAGGTTTTGCCGGCGGCGAAGTGATCCCGCAAAGCTATAACGGCTCCCCGGAAAGCCTCGACCAGTTGCGCAACAACGTGCTCAAGTCCGGGCAGGTTGGACGGCTGGTGGCCAACGACTTCAAGTCGAGCATTGTCGACATTCCGCTGCTGGAGTCCTATCCGGACCCGCAAGACCAGGGCAAGTTGCTGGCCCTGGACTATCGCAAGTTCTCCCATGAGCTCGAGGACAAGATCCGCGACAAGTTCGAAGCGCAGAACCCCAACGTCAAGATCCACATCGTCGGTTTTGCCAAGAAGGTCGGCGACCTGATCGACGGCCTGGTGATGGTGGTGATGTTCTTCGGTATCGCGTTTGTCATCACTCTGGTTCTGCTGCTGTGGTTTACCAACTGCCTGCGCAGTACGGTCGCGGTGTTGAGCACCACGCTGGTAGCGGTTATCTGGCAGCTTGGGCTGATGCATGCCCTGGGTTTCGGGCTGGATCCCTACTCGATGCTGGTGCCGTTTTTGATCTTCGCCATCGGTATTTCCCACGGGGTGCAGAAGATCAACGGGATCGCCCTGCAATCCAGCGATGCCGACAACGCCCTGACCGCTGCCCGGCGTACCTTTCGCCAGCTGTTCCTGCCGGGAATGATCGCGATCCTCGCCGACGCCGTCGGCTTTATCACCCTGCTGATTATCGACATCGGCGTGATCCGCGAACTGGCGATCGGTGCCTCGGTGGGGGTAGCGGTCATTGTATTCACCAACCTGATCCTGCTGCCGGTAGCGATTTCCTATGTCGGTATCAGCAAGCGCGCCATTGAGCGCAGCAAGAAGGACGCACACCGCGAGCATTCGTTCTGGCGCCTGCTGTCGAAATTCGCCAGCCCCAAAGTGGCCCCGGTGTCGATTTTCCTCGCGCTGATCGCCTTCGGCGGCGGCCTCTGGTACAGCCAGAACCTGAAGATCGGTGACCTTGACCAGGGCGCGCCGGAGTTGCGTCCGGACTCGCGCTACAACAAGGACAACAACTTCATCATCAGTAACTACTCCACCAGCTCCGACGTGCTGGTGGTGATGGTCAAGACCAAGTCCGAGGGCTGCTCGCGCTATGAAGCCATGGCACCCATCGACCAATTGATGTGGAAGATGCAGAACACCGAGGGCGTGCAGTCGGCCATCTCGTTGGTGACCGTGTCCAAGCAGATGATCAAGGGCATGAACGAGGGCAACCTGAAATGGGAAACCTTGTCGCGTAACCCGGATGTGCTGAACAACTCCATCGCCCGTGCCGATGGCCTGTACAACAACAATTGCTCCCTGGCGCCGGTGCTGGTGTTTCTCAACGACCACAAGGCCGAAACCCTCGACCGCGCGGTGCATGCCGTGCAGGACTTCGCCAAGGAGAACAACAAGGACGGCCTCGAATTTATCCTCGCGGCCGGTAACGCCGGGATCGAAGCCGCCACCAACGAGGTGATCAAGGAGTCGGAGCTGACGATCCTGATTCTGGTCTACCTGTGTGTGGCGACCATGTGCATGATCACCTTCCGCTCCTGGGCGGCGACCCTGTGTATCGTGCTGCCGCTGGTGCTGACCTCGGTACTGGGTAATGCGCTGATGGCGTTCATGGGCATTGGCGTCAAGGTTGCGACCTTGCCGGTGGTGGCGCTGGGGGTGGGGATTGGCGTGGACTACGGCATCTACATCTATAGCCGCCTGGAGAGTTTCCTGCGGGCCGGCCTACCGTTGCAGGAGGCCTATTACCAGACACTTAAATCCACCGGTAAAGCGGTACTGTTCACCGGTTTGTGCCTGGCGATTGGCGTGGCCACCTGGATCTTCTCGGCCATCAAGTTCCAGGCCGACATGGGCCTGATGCTGACCTTTATGTTGCTGTGGAACATGTTCGGCGCACTGTGGCTGTTGCCGGCACTGGCGCGGTTCCTGATCAAGCCCGAGAAGTTGGCAGGGCAAAAAGGCAACTCGTTGTTTGCCCACTGA
- a CDS encoding DUF6543 domain-containing protein, translating to MPEVSSAQSPAPLLLPHHSDTLAQAIAHQFASRPTLRQVVAQQLRERIQEHYPPLALDMRTLKLATPNQRGGWDLKLLIDVALSYLSTGAALNLTIAIDERRCFLTQQPPVRVTYEADGPREPDIAVIENLIVELSLTLHISFQQALADYWNLNADTGASRWQWLGDLLADNLNSTASLLPTSHSHARDMLYAVTRQPDRRERQTAPGDRVHAYCLEACVINQGVSARLLSTDILLVQASQVLLCKVSGSVEAFASMEAFTLAWGQRLESQLLADSILVNRYEPDGNLFDTQAALLLNQQLDDLEAIPLPATDGVRALEERFAEATDPVPGFLDAPVPNPTHQARIQAALPQWLQAAAADDRFAYRQRLVDQARLQRQTAGASFLDGVENLHDFTTRTLREQMHRDHPESAVDPDNLELTFHVPVGDLHGGYLSPVTMGLTELAIKNMAAAPVGRMTLRDTSGAAVPAWMTQDYVLGEKGLFHSAHGLINQVDIGRRYPEKIRELLLDDSREARRREALFGQELAVRLPMQALEHKVRGQQGFTFQGYRYVKAVLHSSAPGRVVDNQDIVIRPLAFTRTPGALPDIADNMFIIEPRDTDIGPLILYRPLYSDSLQQFATRQALFEAIAQPGALQDSVLDWLSDKARPIYNHDGFHSPHILRFGLGDETVQWPAPPPAQLAQDADGGEIPGDLAQSLAAGNLTQYLYGSNARALVDLADRDSVSNAESRWAVLLEGGWLLFNALLMPLLQGPAMWVGWMAQLATSLQHDLAALHGDDAVARELAWVDVLLNIGLILLHVSSRGGSAIKPSSRTVEPPLPRTLAALRRPPGVTAAHPAARIEQGPVGLPAEPPASDKTLVDFIHSNARDASRRRLLDALRELHVPWPVPAPLPLEIGEFKGLYRIDQTWYASVAGLLFRVAVVPRSGEVSLVHPQKLQHPGFQLTRNAKGQWTLDLGLKLRGGGPKNRLKAKLAEIEEKRSQATHEINRISDALSAQINRVAPIGGALDVAQLQFESAHNALGVAHKRLRATPDDPTLIADQNSKVAQRSRAKTNFQVQQERFDLAAADLSQLRRELIKAFGQLKEVDNRIDYEGRCVEQYLSILATDEIRVNQLSSLYLATFTSEQGESLIDLHNTAQDVVSMRYFYDLLETNFAVSEQYAQTMIAIESTLEEMAGHLKTGPAQRLKYLNGHSKRKYYTRFNATLESVDVLTDLSIDQTIPATTPQEQYFLDLHEKRLSSLSSLEDSHLDLQTTEGFTAAERKAVLSNVIKHYNRRLQTYQSLVELESPTIRSKYMSLLVERLHFVRDSAEADLAALLREDEFLPSQPTPLKAVRAPSKTKRVFKARDKGALVGDLEPAQASTPFPTMVTRNPVTQQVSGRFIEHPGEGWVEIVEAPPVQPVERAQVPSLAALRAQGQRLIDEVAAIERSIEFQKKKLTDPTRREELNPRDWHDMLAQQADRLETVATELASHHPDKPDIPLTMERLRQRANELREQGIQHCIEGYKAQRPRQENIEFLRTHAAVDIGLVHRPQRTAAKDYVSEFAVREKNALTVLWYAHFHYSRADSPPAEYTAAHLKRPEQRFETFKTLIEKAGADSRSIVRDLYHPITAPLDQRLFLSLLPN from the coding sequence ATGCCGGAAGTCTCATCGGCCCAGTCGCCTGCGCCACTGCTTTTGCCCCATCACAGCGACACCCTGGCCCAGGCCATCGCCCATCAATTTGCCAGCCGCCCAACCTTGCGCCAAGTGGTCGCACAACAGCTGCGCGAGCGCATCCAGGAACACTACCCACCCCTGGCCCTGGATATGCGCACCCTCAAGCTGGCCACTCCCAACCAACGGGGCGGCTGGGACCTTAAGCTATTGATAGACGTTGCCCTCAGCTACCTGAGTACGGGCGCGGCCTTGAACCTGACCATCGCCATAGATGAACGCCGCTGCTTCCTTACCCAACAACCACCCGTGCGCGTGACCTATGAGGCAGACGGCCCCAGGGAGCCGGACATTGCCGTCATCGAAAACCTGATCGTGGAGTTGAGCCTCACCCTGCACATCAGTTTTCAGCAAGCACTGGCGGACTACTGGAACCTCAACGCCGACACCGGCGCCAGCCGCTGGCAATGGTTGGGTGACCTGCTGGCCGACAACCTGAACAGCACGGCAAGCCTGCTGCCGACCAGCCATTCCCACGCCCGCGACATGCTGTACGCCGTGACGCGCCAGCCTGACCGCCGCGAGCGCCAGACAGCACCCGGCGACAGGGTGCATGCGTACTGCCTGGAAGCCTGTGTGATCAATCAGGGCGTCAGCGCCCGCCTGCTGAGCACCGACATCCTGCTGGTGCAGGCTAGTCAGGTCTTGCTGTGCAAGGTTTCTGGCAGCGTCGAGGCCTTTGCTTCGATGGAGGCCTTCACCCTGGCCTGGGGCCAACGCCTGGAAAGCCAGTTGCTGGCCGACAGCATTTTGGTCAATCGCTATGAGCCCGACGGCAATCTTTTCGATACCCAGGCGGCCTTGCTGCTCAACCAACAACTGGACGACCTCGAAGCTATCCCGTTGCCCGCCACCGATGGCGTGCGTGCCCTTGAAGAACGCTTCGCCGAGGCCACCGACCCGGTGCCCGGGTTTCTCGACGCGCCCGTCCCCAACCCGACTCATCAGGCCCGCATCCAGGCGGCGTTGCCCCAATGGCTGCAAGCGGCCGCCGCCGACGACCGTTTTGCCTATCGCCAACGGTTGGTGGACCAGGCGCGCCTGCAACGGCAAACAGCCGGCGCCTCCTTTCTCGACGGCGTCGAGAACCTGCATGACTTCACCACCCGAACCTTGCGCGAGCAGATGCATCGTGACCATCCCGAATCGGCTGTAGACCCGGACAACCTGGAGCTGACCTTCCACGTGCCGGTGGGTGACCTGCATGGCGGTTACCTGTCCCCCGTGACCATGGGGCTGACCGAGCTTGCGATCAAGAATATGGCCGCCGCCCCTGTGGGCCGGATGACCCTGCGGGACACCTCGGGCGCCGCCGTGCCGGCCTGGATGACGCAAGACTATGTACTGGGGGAAAAAGGCCTGTTCCACAGCGCGCATGGGTTGATCAACCAAGTCGATATCGGCCGGCGCTACCCGGAGAAAATCCGCGAACTGCTGTTGGATGACAGCCGCGAGGCACGTCGCCGCGAGGCCCTGTTCGGCCAGGAGCTGGCGGTGCGCCTGCCCATGCAAGCCCTGGAGCACAAGGTCCGCGGACAGCAAGGCTTCACGTTCCAGGGCTATCGCTACGTCAAAGCCGTGTTGCACAGCAGCGCACCCGGCCGGGTGGTGGATAACCAGGACATTGTCATCCGCCCGCTGGCGTTCACCCGCACGCCCGGCGCCCTGCCGGATATCGCTGACAACATGTTCATCATCGAACCCCGCGATACCGATATCGGCCCGCTTATTCTCTACCGGCCGCTGTACAGCGATTCGCTGCAGCAATTCGCCACCCGCCAGGCGTTGTTCGAGGCCATCGCCCAGCCCGGCGCGCTGCAAGACAGCGTCCTGGACTGGCTATCGGATAAGGCCCGGCCGATCTACAACCATGATGGATTTCACAGCCCACATATCCTGCGCTTCGGCCTCGGCGACGAGACGGTGCAATGGCCCGCCCCGCCACCCGCCCAACTGGCGCAAGACGCCGATGGCGGCGAAATTCCGGGGGACCTGGCGCAGTCACTGGCTGCCGGCAACCTGACTCAGTACCTGTACGGCAGCAATGCCCGGGCTCTGGTGGACCTGGCGGACCGGGATTCGGTGTCCAATGCCGAAAGCCGCTGGGCAGTGCTGCTCGAAGGTGGTTGGTTGCTATTCAACGCGCTGTTGATGCCGCTGTTACAGGGCCCGGCGATGTGGGTAGGTTGGATGGCGCAACTGGCAACCAGCCTCCAGCACGACCTGGCCGCGCTGCACGGCGACGACGCCGTTGCTCGAGAACTGGCCTGGGTCGACGTGCTGCTTAACATCGGCCTGATTTTGTTGCACGTCTCCTCGCGAGGTGGCTCAGCCATCAAGCCGTCCTCGCGGACCGTCGAACCGCCGTTGCCGCGGACCCTCGCGGCGCTGCGTCGCCCACCTGGCGTCACCGCTGCCCATCCGGCGGCGCGGATCGAACAAGGGCCCGTCGGCCTGCCTGCCGAACCGCCCGCCAGCGATAAGACCCTGGTGGACTTTATCCACTCCAATGCCCGCGACGCCAGCCGCCGCCGCTTGCTGGACGCCCTGCGCGAATTGCATGTGCCTTGGCCAGTGCCGGCTCCCCTACCCCTGGAAATCGGCGAGTTCAAAGGCTTGTACCGCATCGACCAGACTTGGTATGCCTCGGTGGCAGGCTTACTGTTTCGCGTGGCTGTCGTGCCACGCTCGGGCGAGGTGTCCTTGGTTCACCCGCAAAAACTCCAGCACCCGGGTTTTCAGCTCACGCGCAACGCCAAAGGACAGTGGACGTTGGATCTTGGGCTTAAACTGCGGGGCGGTGGGCCGAAGAATCGGCTCAAGGCCAAGCTTGCGGAAATTGAAGAGAAGCGTAGCCAAGCCACGCATGAGATCAATCGGATAAGCGATGCACTCAGTGCCCAAATCAATCGCGTAGCACCTATCGGCGGAGCACTGGACGTCGCCCAGTTGCAATTCGAGAGCGCCCACAATGCGCTGGGAGTGGCCCATAAGAGGCTGCGCGCTACCCCCGATGATCCGACGCTGATCGCCGACCAAAACAGCAAAGTGGCCCAGCGGTCTCGAGCCAAGACCAACTTCCAGGTGCAGCAAGAACGCTTTGATCTAGCCGCCGCGGACTTGTCGCAACTGCGCCGCGAGCTGATCAAGGCCTTTGGCCAATTGAAAGAAGTCGACAATCGAATTGACTATGAGGGTCGATGTGTCGAGCAATACCTGTCCATCCTTGCCACCGACGAGATTCGGGTCAACCAACTGTCATCGCTGTACCTGGCGACATTCACCTCCGAGCAGGGCGAGTCGCTGATCGACCTGCACAATACCGCGCAAGATGTCGTGTCAATGCGCTATTTCTACGACCTTCTGGAAACCAATTTTGCCGTCTCCGAGCAGTATGCACAGACAATGATTGCCATCGAAAGCACGCTGGAAGAGATGGCTGGACACTTGAAAACCGGCCCGGCGCAACGCCTCAAGTACCTCAATGGCCACTCCAAGCGCAAGTACTACACCCGTTTCAATGCCACCCTGGAATCCGTGGATGTGCTGACCGATTTGAGCATCGACCAGACGATTCCGGCCACTACGCCCCAAGAGCAGTACTTCCTCGACCTCCACGAAAAACGCCTGTCCTCTCTGTCATCCCTGGAAGATTCGCACCTGGACTTGCAGACCACCGAAGGCTTCACCGCCGCCGAACGTAAGGCGGTGCTGAGCAACGTGATCAAGCATTACAACCGGCGCCTGCAGACTTACCAAAGCCTCGTGGAGCTGGAATCGCCAACAATTCGTTCGAAATACATGTCGCTGCTGGTCGAACGCCTGCACTTCGTGCGCGACAGTGCCGAGGCCGACCTGGCCGCCTTGTTGCGCGAAGACGAATTCCTCCCGTCCCAACCTACCCCATTAAAAGCAGTGCGAGCGCCGTCAAAAACCAAACGCGTATTCAAGGCCCGGGACAAGGGTGCCCTGGTCGGCGACCTGGAACCCGCGCAAGCCAGCACACCCTTTCCCACGATGGTCACGCGTAACCCGGTCACCCAACAGGTCAGCGGCCGCTTCATCGAGCATCCAGGCGAAGGTTGGGTCGAGATTGTCGAGGCGCCGCCGGTACAACCCGTCGAACGTGCCCAGGTGCCGTCACTGGCCGCCTTGCGTGCCCAAGGGCAACGTTTGATCGACGAAGTGGCCGCCATCGAGCGCTCCATCGAGTTCCAGAAAAAGAAACTCACCGACCCGACACGCCGTGAAGAACTCAACCCCCGTGACTGGCATGACATGCTGGCACAGCAAGCCGATCGCCTTGAAACCGTCGCCACTGAATTGGCCAGCCACCATCCGGACAAACCGGACATTCCACTGACCATGGAGCGCCTGCGCCAACGCGCCAATGAGTTGCGCGAACAAGGCATTCAACATTGCATCGAGGGTTACAAAGCGCAACGTCCGCGCCAGGAAAACATTGAGTTCCTGCGCACCCACGCCGCAGTCGATATCGGTCTGGTTCACCGCCCTCAGAGGACCGCTGCCAAGGACTACGTGTCGGAATTCGCCGTGCGCGAGAAAAACGCCCTCACGGTGCTGTGGTACGCCCATTTCCACTACAGCCGGGCCGATAGCCCGCCTGCCGAGTACACCGCCGCACACCTCAAGCGCCCCGAGCAGCGCTTTGAGACCTTCAAGACCCTGATCGAAAAAGCGGGGGCAGACAGCCGAAGCATCGTGCGCGACCTGTATCACCCCATCACCGCGCCACTGGATCAGCGACTGTTCCTCAGCCTGCTGCCCAACTAA